In a genomic window of Vicinamibacteria bacterium:
- a CDS encoding type II toxin-antitoxin system VapC family toxin — protein MSVGVAVVDAWALLAFLRGEGQAGRSMRRYLRRARAGNLRLILNWINFGEVYYRIAQLRGSEDARNALQLIRKLPLELYPVREKLVLEAAELKSAHRLSYADAFAVATARHEGGPVITGDPEILDLPRGIVSVRRLGQRKH, from the coding sequence ATGAGCGTCGGCGTCGCCGTCGTTGACGCTTGGGCGCTTCTCGCCTTCCTGCGCGGTGAAGGCCAGGCCGGTCGTTCGATGCGTCGGTATCTTCGCCGTGCCCGCGCGGGGAACCTCCGTTTGATTTTGAACTGGATCAACTTTGGAGAGGTTTACTATCGCATCGCACAACTCAGGGGTTCGGAGGACGCCCGAAATGCACTCCAGCTAATCCGCAAGCTCCCGCTGGAGCTCTACCCCGTTCGCGAGAAGCTCGTTCTGGAAGCGGCGGAGCTCAAGTCTGCGCACCGGCTTTCCTATGCGGACGCCTTCGCCGTCGCAACTGCAAGACACGAGGGAGGACCCGTAATCACGGGAGATCCCGAGATTCTCGACTTACCGAGGGGTATCGTATCGGTTCGTCGTCTGGGGCAACGCAAGCACTGA
- a CDS encoding AbrB/MazE/SpoVT family DNA-binding domain-containing protein, whose amino-acid sequence MKAETKLTSKGQIVIPKAIREELRWRPGVRLAIEMVSADAVRLELASNGAKRIGEDAIDHAFGFLAVGDPLRELEAEHRKEVARDERRRRRR is encoded by the coding sequence ATGAAAGCAGAGACGAAACTGACCAGCAAAGGGCAGATCGTCATTCCCAAGGCGATCCGCGAGGAGCTGCGGTGGCGCCCGGGCGTGCGTCTCGCGATCGAAATGGTCTCCGCGGACGCCGTACGTCTGGAGCTCGCATCGAACGGTGCGAAGCGAATCGGTGAGGATGCTATCGATCACGCGTTCGGATTTCTCGCGGTTGGGGACCCGTTGCGCGAGCTGGAAGCCGAGCATCGGAAAGAAGTAGCCAGAGATGAGCGTCGGCGTCGCCGTCGTTGA